The following nucleotide sequence is from Salvia splendens isolate huo1 chromosome 2, SspV2, whole genome shotgun sequence.
GGACTTTCCTCTGTTCCTTCATGCACCACATGGCTGTGGTGTTGGCTTGACCCAGGAGGTTGCAGCCGAGGTATACTTGGGCTAGGCGGAGAGCAGGGTCCGCAATATGATTACACCTGGACTCAGAGGCCTTGAATGCTGGAGCTCTTTCGTGACTGAGGGCTTTCTAGACAGCCTGTTGATCGAAGTCAGCCTTTTTGTTCGGGAGGCCTATATCTCGCCCGAACCACTCTCCATGTGCCACCTGGCTGTTTGTATAGAGCCCCATTCGGATGGAAAACTCATTTAAGCTCATGTGCTGCTGGCGGCCAAACACTCTGAACCTGACGCTCCTGGCGTCAAGGTCGACCTCCCCACTAAACCGAAAAGAggtgaaaaactccttggccaagACCTCTGGAACAAGGGTCTCATCAATCTCCAAAAGCCACTCAAAGCCAATCCCGGTCATGTACTCTGTAAACTTCTCCTCAACCTGTATCTTCTCTAGGGCAGGTTGGTGGAGCTTCTTCCCtgatttcagcctcttttgctTAGTCACCCTCTGGTTGACCTCCTCTTGCCATTTTGGATTATCAAACTCTAACATCCGCTTGAGGAGGTCTGCGGTCAGAACCACATACTTTTTGGAGTAGTCAACAGTAGGGGCAGGCTCAGGGCTCCCCATGCTTCTTTTGGAAGTCCGGGTCCAGCGTAGCTCACGTTCCCGGTCTCGCTGCCTTCATCATCGTCACGCGGCAGAGGGGTAGCTGGTTGGTCGGTGTCCCTAATGACTATCCCTTTGTGGGCAGGGCGTGTTCTCTTCAAGGGAGGCTGGGCTAGCTCTTTCccctttctcttcttctccgTCATGGCGTGGTTGTCCTCTACAGCCTCTTCCTCATCAATCAGGCGCCTCATACGGCGCGACCATCGAAGTAGCTGCTCCTTTTCCCACTCGGAGTATGACTCATCATCTATCGTCTGCAGGAGGTTCTAGTCGACCCCCCTGCTCTGAAGTAGTACATCACTGGGGAGGGGCTGCCGGACCTCTATGTCGTCCTCAATCTCCACCACCTCAATCGGTTGTAGCTCCTGGAAGTGGGCGGAGTTGGAGCCTCCGCCACTCGGGGGTGACAGGATATCTCCGGCACGGGCACCTTCTTCCTGGCTGGGACTAGCTCTACCGGCATCCTCGACTGCCCGCTTGATTTCCGGCTCCTCCAGCCTTGGGGCGAAACGAGCGACAGGCTGCTCAAAGCCTCCCCTTCCTCCATATCGTTCGGGTCCTCCACCAGTACCGTCGCTTCACTATAGTGGTCCAGCATCTCCATTGGGTCGGATACGTGATTTAGGGATTTGGAAGGAGGAGGTGGACTTTGTGGTTTGGGTGGAGAGGATGGTGGAATTTGTGGTTTAGAAATCGGAGCGGGATTTCTAGATCTGGGAAATACTAGGTTAGCTCTGCGATGAGCGAAGGCCGTCGCGGCGTCCATCTCTATGGGTAAACTGTCGAGGAGCCTCTCTAGTTGCTCCGATAACCTTGGATCTACTGTGGGGGTGAGGGAGATGGAGCGGCGGCGCTAGGGTTTGCAAGCGGCACCGCCGAGGTTGGAACGGAAGTTTGCCGCCCACTGCTTCTGGTACTGGTAGCAACGTCCCTTGAGGATGTAGCTTTCTCGCTTGCTCCGGTCTTCTTCATTTTACTGGTATTTGTGGGGTTTTTGTGTGAAAAATGGTGGCGATTGGGCTAGGGTTCCTGCGAATTCGTGAGAAATATCGAGAGAGAAAACAAAGGAGTACTATTAGCGGTTAGGAAAAATGAAGGACATTTCAAAAAACTCCctttaatttgaaaaaagtGACTGTTGGCGTCCATGCGACGCTTCAAGTACTATGCGCGCTTTTTCAGAATAGCTGGCTTCCTCAATACGCTTCGCCTTCAAATGCAACTTTTCAACGCTTGAGCACGTCTCCCTCGACGCTTCATCTTTAAATGCAACTTTTCAACATTTGCGCACGCCTTTTCAGTTCTCTGCCTTGATCAATCCAACAACATTAGACCATCAATTAAGTCCAGAAtccaactgatcaagtggacaagtAATGCTAGATGAATACTCAAATAAtaaccacttgatcagtttaaccttgtttttagattttttatatatatatattttattttattttatttatttttgtttaaaattaataatcagAAAAAAAGTATTTACACTAAGCTACCAAGGAGTTGACTGAGTGCCcttaggatgtcacttgatcagtttgataGTTTAGAAATCATCTGTTGCTCGATCAAACAGACTACCCAAGGTACCAAGTTACTCCTTCTACCTGCTATCATTGGAGAGATTTAGGCATGaatagtggaatttcttccaccacgCACACCTCAGTTCCATCCCTGTAGGACTTCACACTATGGCCATTCACTAAGAAGGAAGACGAGTCAGGGTCGCTTCCTTGGAGTTCGATTGCTCCATTTGCTCGTATGGCGATGATGGTATAGGGGCCAGTCCACCTTGACCTCAGCTTCCCTGGCATCAGTTTCAGTCTCGACTGGAATAGTAGCACCTTCTGTCTTGCCTTGAGCTCCTTCTTTCtgaggtttttgtcatgccacatcttCGTTCTttctttataccacatggcagagtcaTACGCATCGAGGCGGAGCtcttcaagctcctgcagctgcaactTCCTCTCCTCAGCGCAGGCCTCGGCGTTCAGATTCATCTCTTTGATAGCTTAGAAGGCATGATGCTCAATTCCCAcaggtaaatggcacatcttcccgaATACCAGACGGTAAGGGGACATCCCGATCGGCGTTTTGAAGGCAGACCTGTATGCCTAGAGCGCGTCCTCTAGTCGGCGACTCCAGTCCTTTCGCGTTGGGTTTACTGTTTTTTCTAGGATTGCCTTGATCTCTCGATTGGACACTTCAGCTTGGCCATTCGTCTGGCGGTGGTAGGGTGTGGACAGtcggtggtggactccatatttcttcatcaaggcttatATGGTTCGATTGACGAAGTGAGTGCCTTGATCGGAGATGGCGGCCCGCGGTACTCCATACCGGGTAAAGATATCAGACcataagaacttggccacctccttggaCTCACAAGTCTTTGTTGCCTTCACTTCAATCcacttggacacatagtccaccgCTACCAGAATATAAAAGTTTCGTTCAGACGATGGGAAtggtcccatgaaatccatcccccagacgtcGAAAATCTCGCACACTAtcactgggacttgcggcatttcatccttTGCTGAGATACCTCCCGTCAATTGGCATAGGGGGCACATCCTGCAGAACTCATATGTGTCCTTATGGATGGAgggccagtaaaacccactAACATGTACTTTCCTCGCTGTCTTCTTCGGaccaaaatgacctccacatgcTAGTGTGTGGCAGTGGACCAATACGTCCTCTTGTTCCCACTCAGGTATGCAGCGGCGGATGACTTGATCAGCTCCTATCTTCTCCAAATAAGGATCGTCCCAGTAGAAGTAGCGGGAGTCGCTCTTGAGTTTCTGCTTTTGCGCTCTTGTGACCTCATCATTTCTGGGTAGTTCGCCCGTCACCAAATAATTGGCCATGTCAGCAAACCATGGCTCCCTCTGCCCGTGGATCTCTTTCCTTTGGTCAGCTTGATTTACCTTCTCAGCGTGGTTGATTGACTGAAGGCTGGACTTCGACTTGATCAGGTACAAATGCTCTTCAGGGAATGCGTCAGAGATGGCTTCCCCATTGTCCTATTGCATGATGTTGctcaggtgatcagccactCTATTCTCACTGCTCTTCTTGTCGACTGCCTCCCAGTCAAACTCTTGCAGCAGGAGTACCCACCTGATCAAGCGCGACTTTAACTCTTTCTTCGCCAGAAGGTATTTGATTGTCGCGTGATCGGTGTAGACAATCACTTTCGAGCCCAGCAGTAGGGTCTGAATTTCTTGAATGCATAGACTACTGACAGCATCTCATTCTCTATCGTATCGTAATTCTTCTGCGCTTGATTGAGAGACTTTGAAGCGTAGAAGAtaacatagcttttcccatcgatCTTTTGACCCAagaccgcccctactgcatagttgCTTGCATCCTACATCACCTCGAAGGGGTGACTCCAGTCGGGGGCGCGGATGATCGGAGCACTGATCAGTCTATCATTCAAAGCTGGAAAGCGGCCTTGCAGGCATCGAAAAAtacgaactccacatcattctAGAGTAGCCTCGTCAAGGGTTGGGCtatcttcgcaaaatccttgataaatcatCTATAAAAGCCCGCATGGCCCAAGAAAGCCATGATCTCCTTTTTATTTGTTGGATAAGGGAGCTTTGCTATAATtgccactttggcttgatccacttCTATTCCTCTGCTTGACACCACGTGGCCCAAGACAATGCCTTCAGTGACCAtgaaatggcacttctcgaagttcaagACCAAGTCCTTCTGCCGGCACCTCTCCAGAACTCTGTTTAAGCTATGTAGTCCTTGCTCAAATGTGTCCCCATAGACGATGAAATCTTCCATGAAGATCTTAATACAGTCTTCTAATAAATCAGAGcaaatgctcatcatgcatctttggaagGTACCTGGAGCATTGCAGAGGCCAAATGGCATCTTCTATAGGCGTAGGTGCCGAAGGGGCATGTAAAGGtggtcttctcctggtcctctgGATTAACCGCAATCTGGAAATAGCCAATATAACCATCGAGGAAACTGAAGTATTGTTTCCCGGCCAATTTCTCAAGCATTTGGTCAATGAATGGCAGCGGGAAGTGACCCTTCTTTGTGGCCGCATTCAGT
It contains:
- the LOC121774840 gene encoding uncharacterized protein LOC121774840, with amino-acid sequence MNLNAEACAEERKLQLQELEELRLDAYDSAMWYKERTKMWHDKNLRKKELKARQKVLLFQSRLKLMPGKLRSRWTGPYTIIAIRANGAIELQGSDPDSSSFLVNGHSVKSYRDGTEVCVVEEIPLFMPKSLQ
- the LOC121774847 gene encoding protein NYNRIN-like, which produces MHSRNSDPTAGLESDCLHRSRDNQIPSGEERVKVALDQDNGEAISDAFPEEHLYLIKSKSSLQSINHAEKVNQADQRKEIHGQREPWFADMANYLVTGELPRNDEVTRAQKQKLKSDSRYFYWDDPYLEKIGADQVIRRCIPEWEQEDVLVHCHTLACGGHFGPKKTARKVHVSGFYWPSIHKDTYEFCRMCPLCQLTGGISAKDEMPQVPVIVCEIFDVWGMDFMGPFPSSERNFYILVAVDYVSKWIEVKATKTCESKEVAKFLWSDIFTRYGVPRAAISDQGTHFVNRTI